The following DNA comes from Heptranchias perlo isolate sHepPer1 chromosome 42, sHepPer1.hap1, whole genome shotgun sequence.
agaaagagtgcagaaaagatttactcggatgctaccgggacttgatggtttgacttatagggagaggttggatggactgggacttttttccctggagagtagaaggttaaggggtgatcttatagaagtctataaaataatgaggggcatagataaggtagatagtcaaaatctcttcccaaaggtaggggagtctataacgaggggacatagatttaaggtgagaggggagagatacaaaagggtccagaggggcaattttttcactcaaagggtggtgagtgtctggaacgagctgccagaggcagtagtagaggcgggtacaatttagtcttttaaaaagcatttggacagttacatgggtaagatgggtatagagggatatgggccaagtgcaggcaattgggactagcttagtggtataaactgggcgacatggacatgttgggccgaagggcctgtttccatgttgtaaacttctatgattctatgatagccttacatatacacacacacacacacacacacacacacacacagagaaaggagCAATAGATAGAAGATAGATAGGTATGTTAAATATATAGTAGGTCCACATACCTTTTCCACTGATAGCTTGTTGCTGGAGGGTTTGCCTTAGCAATGCACTTGAGGCTAACTTTTGGTCTGTTTAAATGCCAATTGCCGTCATACCCTGTGATTGTCACTTCCGGTGCGTCTAACGACAAAACGAAATATCGTCACAGGTAATCAGCGAAAACATTTTTATATTGGCACTTTATAATGAGGTCCGCTTCTGGACGGGAATCATAAAAATCGTACAAAAATGTAATTATACAGAATTGCAAATAATACAAAATTCGGCCAAGCCCTAAAATAGAATTCTAGTACATTGGGGGggaccaaacacagactgggtgatcgctttgctgaacacctccgctcagtccgcaagtgtgacccctgacctgccggtcgcttgccattttaattccccatcccactcccactctgtcctcggcctcttactctgttccaatgaagctcaacgtaaggtcgaggaacagcacctcaacttccgtttaggcattttacaaccttccggactcaaacattgatttcaataacttcagatcacaaccactgctcACATTTTATCGGACAgttggtgctggtaatggttctgctgttgccatttacagctactctaggccgatcttttgtttcttaacttgtcccattcccaccctccttgcctcgcaccatcatcccttttgtcatttaatcactcctgccctccactccaATACTGactttctcttttgttctttcctccccccactgctccccacctttccccgactccgtacttgcttaaaaacggttAAATCTCAAACTTCAAGTTCTGACGAGAGGccctcgacctgaaacgttagctctgtttccctctccacagatgccgcctgacctgctgaggattgccagcattttctgttttatttcagatttccagcgtccgcagtattttgcttttgttttactttCCTTGTTCTGTTCTTGTGTGGTTTTACAATGGCCGGGGTAATTAACCCTTCGTTTCTGCgttgtcataaaatcatagaaagttacggcacagaaggaggccattcggcccatcttgtccgtgccggccgagaaagagccgtccagcctcatcccactttccagcacttggtccgtagccctgtaggttacggcatttcaggtgctcatccaggtactttttaaatgagttgagggtttctgcctctaccaccctctcaggcagtgagttccagacccccaccaccctctgggtgaaaaatattctcctcaactcccctctaatccttccaccgatcactttaaatctatgccccctggttattgacctctctgctaagggaaataggtcctccctatccattctatctagtccagtcataattatatacacctcaattaaatctcccctcagcctcctttgttccaaagaaaacaaccccagcctatccaatctttcctcatagctaaaattctccagtcctggcaacatcctcgtaaatctcctctgtaccctctccagtgcaaacacatctttcctgtaatgtggtgaccagaactgcacgcagtactcaagctgtggcctaaccaatgttttatacagttctagcataacctccctgctcttatattctatgcctcggctaataaagggaaatatcccgtatgcctttttaaccaccttatctacctgtcctgctaccttcagggatctgtggacatgcactccaaggtccctcacttcctctacacctctcagtatcctcccatttattgtcttgttcgccctccccaaatgaatcacctcacatttctctgggttgaattccattACGTGCGAATTCCATATGCATTCTTAGATAAAACGAAACACGGAAatacaaaataatttaaaaactttgttttttaaaataaaaacatatttCTCTGAGAAACACCTGCCGCTTTTAGAATCGATGCCAGAGTTGCGAACTTTTGTTGAGTGTTGCAAACGCATTGAGACACATTAAATGGGCAAAGGCCAACCTCTGATGTTGGACTGTTGGACAGAAGAAAAGACAAGGCCAACAAAATCTCCAAAGCATCATTTTTATTGAGTGGCAGTGCTAATCAAATTGATATATTTCCTGAACTATTCAGCGATCATGTGTTTCCACTTGATTCCCTGACGCCTCATGTAATACTTACACCGGACTGATAAGGTCACTGCTAAGTTCACTGGGTCCGTTAATGCTCTGTGGGACACTACGCATGTCACAATTTCCCCATTGTCGTTACTGGTGGGCACTATTCTGTATTGGCTGATGATGGTGACTGTcccatttggattttcaatttgAGTTGATGTGACGTTTCCTGGGACTTTCACGATCCAGGTGACATCAGCTGCCGGTTTCCCATTGGCTGCTGTGCAGTTGGCCACAGGCGCCTCTAACCATCCAGCTTCTGTTGGGAGTGCGAGTACGTCACTCGTGGGCTTCACTGAGGGTAAGAGAGTTGCACACGATGAGTGAAAATTCAACTCTACTTCATAACTTACAATGGTCCTTTGCTGCTTCAATAGAAAATAGGTTCAGGAAACTTTCACTATTCCAACAATGACCGTTGAGCCTGAAGACAGACAAGGCACAAATCATTAACCTATCCAACTCTATAGCTGCATTTCAGCTGATAACGCACTCACTTATGCTAATCgcaaggtcgtaggttcaagtcccactttagGGGGCTTGCGACACTAAATATCCGGGCTCATAATTGAGTACCGCAGTGTcggggaggtgctgtctttcggatgagacgttaaaccgaggccccatctgcccctctcaggtggatgactAGATCCCatgggccactatttcgaagaagagcagggggagttctcccaggtgtcctggccaatatttatccctcaaccagcatcatagTTTACCTGGTCATTTGTGTGCAAGTTACAacagtacttccttggctgtaaagcactttgggcgcTATATGTAACTACTTTCATCAATGTAATCCTTAGGTATCTATCTGTTGACTAATTATCTTTCTATCTATTGACTATCTgcatagatagagatagacagatgAATTTGTCAATTGATGTCTCCCTGCCATATCTCCTAGACGGTTGAAATTTAGTTTTGTTCACGGCATGTGTTTCGTGCAAACAGTGTCAAAAGACTACTTTCCCCACAAGAGGATTTCCTGAGTGTGAAATGTGCAAATGCCAGTGTTGGCAGCTTCTGGAAGGATGAGTTGATCTCAGGAGTTGCCGAACCACACAAGCGAGGCAGGGTTCCAGTTTCGATCGTGGGTCTGAGCCGAATGTGTCTGATCCCAACCGAGCGGCGCCGGTTGACAGAATGACCAGCCCATGGCTCAGCGGTTAAATGTGTTTCCCTCTACGGGTTCTGACCCTTTCCTCAACCGAGATAGTCGAAAGGGCGAGGCAAATCGGTCGCAGTGCCAATTTTGCAAAAGAATGCAATGTTAGCCTTTCCACCGCCCTTGCTGTAATGTGGAGGTGTGTAGGAGCGTTTCGAATGGGATGCCCCCTCAAGCTTCATAGAGCAACCTGCCATCGCTCATTGGTAATGCATCGAAATGGCTATTGGCCAAATTTAGGCATGGAACAGTACCCCTAAAAAGGAGCGGGAAATCAAACTGAAAAAAAACTGCTTTGAAAGACTATTTTGCAAGATAAAGAAACATCTTGATCTGGACTCCCCAGAAAGCCTCTACAATCACTGAAATGTGATTTGCTTATGCCACCAGAACGGGGCTTGAaaccatggccttctgactcagaggctaccaCTGACCCACAGCCGATACCAAAGATATTGAGCTAATTATAAATTTACCGACCTTGCACTGTCAGGTTTGTTTGAGATTCCTGTTTTCCGGTGGGAAAAGCATTGACTTCGCAGCTGTAAAGGCCTTCGTCGCCCAACGCCAAAGGGTTAATTATCAAAGTGCAGTTTTGAGAAGTTGGGTCTTTGAAAGTGATCCGTTTCGATTCAGCTGGGTAGCTCGTCCCATGATGGGGGTTGTACACGGCCAAGTTTTGATTCATGGGCTCAGCTTTCTTCAGCCACGTGACCTGCACAACTGTGAGGTTCGGGTCATTGTTGATGAAATGGCAGGGGAGCATCAGCTCCTCCCCGACATTGCCGGTTATAAATTCATCGACTTTAATGTTTTGAGCTGCCACAACTGTATGGATAGaaaaaaaaaaaggagaaagtgACTTTCCACAGAACGCGGCAGTCGATTCCGAATGAGAATACAACTGATGCTGAGATTAACATCATAaggtaagagcataagaaataggagcaggagcaggccattcggcccctcgagcctgctccgccattcaatcagatcatggctgatcttcgacctcaactctactttcctgcccgatccccatatcccttgattcccctagagtccaaaaatctatcgatctcagtcttgaatatactcaatgactgagcatccacagccctctggggtagagaattccaaagattcacgaccctctgagtgaagaaattcctcctcgtctcagtcttaaatggccgaccccttatcctgcgcctatggccccctagttctagactctccagctaggggaaacagcctctcggcatctaccctgtcaagccccctcagaatcttatatgtttcagttagatcacctctcattcttctaaactccagagagtataggcccattatactcaatctctcctcataggacaaccctctcatcccaggaatcaatctggtgaatcttcattgcaccgcctctaaggcaagtatatccttccttagataattgtaaacaattttacaacaccaagttatagtccaacgattttatttgaaatctacaagctttcggaggcttccttcttcctcaggtaaatgtgtaacttggtgttgtaaaattgtttacaattgtcaaccccagtccatcaccggcatctccacatcatggcttcctttgataaggagatcaaaactgtacacagtactccaggtgaggtctcaccaaagccctgtacaactgtagtaagacttccttactcttgtattccaacccccttgcaataaaggccaacataccatttgccttcctaattgcttgctgtacctgcatgttaactttctatgcttcgtgtacaaggacatccaaatccctctgaacaccaacatttaatagtttctcaccatttaaaaaatattctctttttctattcttcctaccaaagtgaataacctcacattatactccacccgccaccttcttgccaactcacttaacctgtcgatatctctttgcagactctttgtgtcttcctcacagcttactttcccacctagctttgtatcgttggcaaacttggatacattacactcggtcccctcatgtgagtcattaatatagatgttTTTCAATTAAGAAGACACAGAGAAATTCGTCACGGGCAGTGCTGCAAATTGTCCGCCTGTTATTCAGCTCCATTGAAGTCGCTGGGACTGAATATCTGACAGGGAGTTATAACAGGCGGCGGATTTAATGTTGCCCGTTTTATGCTCCCTCCCAAGGGCAGAATTCTACCCACAGACCGGTAGACAGATATTAATATTTTTTGGTTTTTTACCCAACCGTCATAGATATCATGCCTAGAAACCCATTACACGATGTTTAACAATCTGCCGACCAAACTACATACAAATGCCATCTGGAGAATTCTTGTTTGTCCAGTGCAGAACGCACAATGCCCCCAGTGACACAACCCTTATGCTCAGGATCAAAGTCCAAGGCCAGTACCACTCCATATAGCTTCGCATGCATCAATCGTCCTATTAGGGAATGGCAATTTCTCTGTCTGGGATTTTTCATCCAATTTTGCAAAACGATTCCTGTTGGTTGTgagataagaacataggaacaggaggaggccattcagcccctcaagccagttccgctattcaattagataataaaatgctggagaagctcagcaagtgaggcagcatctgcggagaaggaaatggagttaacatttcaggtcgaagacctatcgtcagaactggaagatgttagagagttATGGTTTGTAAGAAAATACTGAGCCAGTGAAAGGCGGGGacggagggaagaacaaaagggaaggtctatgatagggtagagggcaagagtgattaaatgactaatggatgatggtgcaaggcaaggagggcgggaatgggacaggttatgaaacaaaagatcggtctagagtagctgtaaatggcaatagcagaaccattaccagcacctgcagtccaataaatatatatattttttaaaatgggagcagtggttatgatctgaagttattgaaatcaatgttgagtccagaaggttgtaaagtgcctaaatgaaagatgagatgctgttcctcgagcttctgttggaacagtgtgagaggccgaggacagagaggtcagagtgggagtgacaaaaagaaaaaaagtttctTGTTAATGCACGGAGTTTaagtttaacaaaaaacttttcttcttcctttcaggtgtcaaggaccgcaagtttcaacaactcttaggtaccaacacccctcctgatccttcttccccttcactttcccctGACCCTGATGAGCTAGTTTCTtttaccctcagtctggttcagcaacactgaatcgaatacacctttaaagttcaacacaattttattagagCAGAACTTGGTCTACAGCATCGatctggactcctgatagagtcccacCATGCGAGCAGAGCAAGACAAAGAACATACAGAAAAATACACacgtttatacagatcaataggggttggaacattgttAGCATTAGGGTCAATACCAATCATAAGCCAGGCATAGGTTGGCCATGAGGGGTTACCTAATTACAAGCCAATCATAAGTATATTTCTGGCTGATcacgccgcagtgacagacatagatgaatgtctcctcatctctcaGCTTGGAATGTTTCCCCTAATCATCCCCCATCCTTATCTGCTAACCTGCAATGTCTCCGGCCTTGCTCAGCTCATTATTTTCTATTGATCAACCAGCTGTACAGAGACACCTACACCAAACTCCCTACTCCCTAATGTTGCCATGCCAATGATGAGCATAAGCAGACCCCAACATCTAATGAGTTCCTCACACCACTATTAGccttgaaggggcccattgtCCTAACCTAGGCagcttctaattaacccttgcttgtCCTTATTACTACCTTTCTACTTTGCCACTTAGACATTCTCATTCTCTACTTTGCCACTTAGACATTCTCaatcccatccctccctccaatctcatcctttgtcgtgttttcactattgcctctgaccttcccctctctgaccccaaacGGTCAGTCCTcggcttcatccccttacgccccccacctcaatgagctcgacacgatgctgagctcttcttccatcacCCACTTCCTTGGCCAGaagtctaccccccccccccctttctcccatcttcagaattctcgttccacctggacccctccctctggcctcttaccctcgcttgatcttttcattgcgaacttCCGGCATGACGtcggccatctcaatttctctgctcccctcactcactccaacctccctccctctgaactcgcagcactccgttccCTCAGGTccgaccctgacattgtcattaaacctgctgacaagggcggtgtTGTTGTCatgtggcgaacagacctctgccttgcggaggctgaacgccaactctccgacacctcctcctacctccccttggaccatgaccccaccgccgaacatcaagccatagtttcccagaccgtcactgacctcatctcctctggagatcttccccctcccaaccctgcctccaacctcatagtcctccaatccacttctacctccttcccaagatccatgaACAGGGCTGCcccgggagacccatcgtttcagcctgatcTTGCCCCACAGAATTTATTTCCTCCTAACTCGACTCTATTTTTTCTGCCCTggtccagtctcttctgacctacgtccgtgactcttctgacgccctccgccactttaacagtttctagTTCCCCGGTCCTAACCGTTTCCTTTCACCgtggatgtccagtccctctccatctccatcccccaccagtccccatccaccaccaccctcctccgcctggctgaacttatagaacaacttctcctttaactccactcacttcctccaaataaaaggtgtcgctatgggaacccgtatgggtcccagctatgcctgcctttctgtgggatacatggaacattccttgtttcagtcctactcaggtcccctccctcacccctttcTCTGGTACATCAATGATTGTATCGGTGCTGCATCCTGCTCTCTCCcctaactggaaaatttcatcaactttgcttccaatttccacccttccctcgccttcacatggtccatctccggctcttcccttcctcgacttctctatctccatttctggggataggctgtcaaccaatatctattataagcccactgactcccacagctatcttgattacacttcctcccacccctcttcctgtaaggactctactcccttctcccagtttctccatcgcatctgttctgacgataccaccttccacaccagtgcttccaatatgtcttcctttctcctcaagCAAAGGTTCCCCTCCATTGTAGTTGACGGGGCCCTCAACCCCGTGTCCGCCCtacttcccgcacttctgccctcaccccttcccttccttcccagaaccatgatagggttcccccttgtcctcaccttccaccccaccaacctccacattcaacgtaacgTCTACCGCCATCTCCAgcccgatcccaccaccaaacatatcttcccctctcctcccctttcagcattccgaagggaccactccctccgccctggtccacttttccatcacccgctctcctccccacggcaccttcccgtgcgagcgcaggagatgcaacacctgccctttcacctcctccctccccaccggcCGGggcccccaaacactccttccaggtgaaacagtgatttact
Coding sequences within:
- the LOC137306281 gene encoding nectin-1-like isoform X2 — its product is MGFVLIFQLALSTVVAAQNIKVDEFITGNVGEELMLPCHFINNDPNLTVVQVTWLKKAEPMNQNLAVYNPHHGTSYPAESKRITFKDPTSQNCTLIINPLALGDEGLYSCEVNAFPTGKQESQTNLTVQVKPTSDVLALPTEAGWLEAPVANCTAANGKPAADVTWIVKVPGNVTSTQIENPNGTVTIISQYRIVPTSNDNGEIVTCVVSHRALTDPVNLAVTLSVRYAPEVTITGYDGNWHLNRPKVSLKCIAKANPPATSYQWKRTTGPLPDDVQVQGDHLFIKQVDYSVNGTWVCEATNAIGKGEGDIEVLVRELDSLSAGMAFGSIVAYIVTATVVVVLFAAVLLTVVMVKKRRRIDDIKTEAISPPQKASQITVYATLNLNVLDGANSPRRENGDPEATVYADININ
- the LOC137306281 gene encoding nectin-1-like isoform X1 produces the protein MGFVLIFQLALSTVVAAQNIKVDEFITGNVGEELMLPCHFINNDPNLTVVQVTWLKKAEPMNQNLAVYNPHHGTSYPAESKRITFKDPTSQNCTLIINPLALGDEGLYSCEVNAFPTGKQESQTNLTVQVKPTSDVLALPTEAGWLEAPVANCTAANGKPAADVTWIVKVPGNVTSTQIENPNGTVTIISQYRIVPTSNDNGEIVTCVVSHRALTDPVNLAVTLSVRYAPEVTITGYDGNWHLNRPKVSLKCIAKANPPATSYQWKRTTGPLPDDVQVQGDHLFIKQVDYSVNGTWVCEATNAIGKGEGDIEVLVRELDSLSAGMAFGSIVAYIVTATVVVVLFAAVLLTVVMVKKRRRIDADIKTEAISPPQKASQITVYATLNLNVLDGANSPRRENGDPEATVYADININ